The Pseudomonas sp. FP2309 genome has a window encoding:
- the cysK gene encoding cysteine synthase A, producing the protein MSRIFADNAHSIGNTPLVQINRIAPRGVTILAKIEGRNPGYSVKCRIGANMIWDAESSGKLKPGMTIVEPTSGNTGIGLAFVAAARGYKLLLTMPASMSIERRKVLKALGAELVLTEPAKGMKGAIEKAAEIVAGDPASYFMPGQFENPANPAIHEKTTGPEIWNDTDGAVDVLVAGVGTGGTITGVSRYIKNIAGKPILSVAVEPATSPVITQALAGEEIKPSPHKIQGIGAGFVPKNLDLSMVDRVELVTDDESKAMARRLMQEEGILCGISCGAAMAVAVRLAEKPEMQGKTIVVVLPDSGERYLSSMLFSDLFTDQENQA; encoded by the coding sequence ATGAGCCGCATTTTTGCAGACAACGCGCACTCCATCGGTAACACGCCCCTGGTTCAGATCAACCGTATCGCGCCGCGCGGCGTGACCATCCTGGCCAAGATCGAAGGGCGTAACCCTGGGTACTCGGTGAAGTGCCGCATTGGCGCGAACATGATCTGGGACGCGGAAAGCAGCGGCAAACTCAAGCCGGGCATGACCATTGTCGAGCCCACCTCGGGCAACACCGGGATTGGCCTGGCGTTCGTCGCCGCCGCCCGTGGTTACAAGCTGCTGCTGACCATGCCGGCGTCCATGAGTATTGAGCGACGCAAGGTGCTTAAGGCACTTGGCGCTGAGCTGGTGCTGACCGAGCCTGCCAAAGGCATGAAGGGGGCCATCGAGAAAGCCGCTGAAATCGTCGCCGGCGACCCGGCCAGCTACTTTATGCCGGGCCAGTTCGAAAACCCGGCAAACCCTGCGATCCACGAAAAAACCACCGGCCCGGAGATCTGGAACGACACCGACGGAGCCGTGGACGTGCTGGTCGCGGGCGTCGGCACCGGCGGCACCATCACCGGTGTGTCGCGCTACATCAAGAACATCGCCGGCAAGCCGATTCTGTCGGTGGCCGTCGAGCCCGCCACATCGCCGGTGATCACCCAGGCACTGGCCGGTGAAGAGATCAAGCCCAGCCCGCACAAGATCCAGGGCATCGGCGCGGGTTTTGTCCCGAAAAACCTCGATTTGTCGATGGTCGATCGTGTGGAGTTGGTGACTGACGACGAGTCCAAGGCCATGGCCCGGCGCCTGATGCAGGAAGAGGGGATTTTGTGCGGTATTTCCTGCGGCGCGGCGATGGCGGTGGCTGTGCGGCTGGCCGAGAAGCCGGAAATGCAAGGCAAGACCATTGTGGTCGTCCTGCCGGATTCCGGTGAGCGTTACCTGTCGAGCATGCTGTTCAGCGATTTGTTTACCGACCAGGAAAACCAGGCCTGA